From a single Papaver somniferum cultivar HN1 unplaced genomic scaffold, ASM357369v1 unplaced-scaffold_133, whole genome shotgun sequence genomic region:
- the LOC113333615 gene encoding uncharacterized protein LOC113333615, which yields MDYQRRVSGQQRRRARERAEDETITKVNADVWDHRTGQPQHVENCLERRPTTLNESPVQRRRRNTESEHHAEDHRSREIQLQLPHGPRQRTTNIGIPIEATHANHQSVAYCERHENLHSDTAAEHHQRCVAAGAPTTQNIYLTSPTTSRRSAAQRRRREKEKQLKEMREQERREREAQNETEADAERRRILKGKGKANPQLRRMRSSGIQIREREAMRSSGIQIREREDTPYAHEDAESGEETAILHRRIGVTSTDQNIEMPSVGEDDVVSDDYENDEVDYDSDELCDTTTTENRGAALTTDVRHFLGQMDVKCHHCGALHWMAEKLTNSSLINPKFGTCCLQGKVRLPLLREPPIAFRELFDGTNAESVSFRTYIREYNAANPFTSLGCKLDTRALKGRGLRPFSIHGELRHLTGGVLPAPGTERREVYSQLYIYDPSFALFVRGERNPELNMNVLQTIQNTMLQFNVFYTKYRQAYAILDQMSPIDQNIRVSLQYNKSTDIRRYNLPTADEIAVIVPEITYKEIGVRDIILHLRENNGLKQISECHPAYLPLHYVLLFPFGELGWSPTMRQWDAVTQTYTKTKLSQMEYYSYRIFEHTEEYSTILRAGKLFQEFLVDAWAATE from the exons ATGGATTATCAGAGGAGGGTATCGGGACAACAACGGAGGCGTGCAAGAGAACGTGCAGAAGACGAAACAATAACCAAAGTCAATGCAGATGTATGGGATCATCGCACAGGACAACCACAACATGTAGAAAATTGTCTTGAAAGAAGGCCAACAACATTGAATGAGTCACCAGTCCAGAGGCGCCGACGTAATACAGAAAGTGAACATCACGCAGAAGATCATCGTAGCAGAGAGATCCAA TTGCAGCTTCCACATGGTCCAAGGCAAAGGACGACAAATATAGGAATACCAATCGAAGCTACACATGCTAAT CATCAATCAGTTGCATATTGCGAACGACATGAAAATTTGCATAGTGACACAGCAGCGGAACATCACCAGCGGTGTGTTGCTGCGGGAGCACCAACGACGCAAAATATATATCTAACATCGCCAACAACATCTCGAAGATCAGCAGCCCAGAGGCGGCGccgtgagaaagaaaaacaactcAAAGAGATGAGAGAACAAGAACGTCGTGAAAGAGAAGCACAAAATGAAACGGAAGCAGATGCAGAACGACGACGAATACTGAAGGGAAAGGGAAAAGCT AATCCTCAACTGAGACGGATGCGATCAAGTGGAATACAAATTAGAGAAAGGGAGGCTATGCGCTCAAGTGGTATACAAATTAGAGAAAGGGAAGATACACCATATGCACATGAAGATGCAGAGTCTGGCGAAGAG ACGGCTATATTACATAGGAGAATTGGTGTCACATCAACCGATCAAAACATTGAAAT GCCGTCTGTTGGAGAAGATGATGTTGTGTCAGATGATTACGAAAATGATGAAGTGGATTACGACAGTGATGAATTATGTGATACAACTACAACTGAGAACCGGGGAGCTGCTCTTACTACTGATGTGCGCCATTTTCTGGGACAAATGGATGTCAAATGTCATCACTGCGGGGCGTTGCACTGGATGGCAGAAAAACTCACAAATTCGTCTTTAATAAACCCGAAATTTGGAACATGTTGTCTCCAAGGAAAAGTTCGCCTACCGTTACTGCGTGAACCACCTATAGCATTCAGAGAATTGTTTGACGGAACCAACGCCGAATCAGTATCTTTTCGGACATATATTCGAGAGTATAATGCGGCAAATCCATTTACTAGCCTTGGATGCAAACTAGATACAAGAGCTTTGAAAGGGAGAGGTTTGAGACCTTTCTCAATACATGGGGAGTTGAGACATTTAACCGGCGGTGTTTTACCAGCTCCGGGGACTGAGAGGAGGGAGGTTTACTCCCAACTGTACATCTATGATCCATCTTTTGCATTGTTTGTCCGTGGTGAACGAAATCCTGAGTTAAATATGAATGTCCTACAGACAATTCAGAATACTATGCTCCAATTCAATGTTTTTTATACCAAGTATCGTCAGGCTTATGCAATTTTGGACCAGATGAGCCCGATCGACCAGAATATCAGAGTTTCCCTTCAATATAACAAGTCAACCGATATTAGGCGTTATAATCTTCCGACAGCAGATGAGATTGCGGTTATCGTTCCAGAAATAACTTATAAGGAGATTGGGGTGCGAGATATTATATTGCATTTGAGAGAAAACAACGGGTTGAAACAAATTTCGGAGTGTCATCCGGCGTACTTGCCTTTACATTATGTTTTACTATTTCCTTTTGGTGAGCTGGGATGGTCACCGACAATGAGGCAGTGGGATGCAGTCACCCAAACATATACGAAAACCAAATTATCTCAAATGGAGTATTACAGTTACCGCATATTTGAACACACCGAAGAATATTCCACCATCTTAAGAGCCGGAAAATTATTTCAAGAGTTCTTAGTTGATGCATGGGCAGCGACAGAGTAG
- the LOC113333617 gene encoding uncharacterized protein LOC113333617 has protein sequence MEQSSFSLDPEANTSISITPTTDEIWNVVQKMNSYGSPGPDGYPVVFYKKCWSIIGEDTTKYVQQIFTSGAIPMDMLKAYDRVFWSLLDYMLHQMGIHNQSHNLIMNCVTSSTFSILLNGAPYGNFASGRGLRQRFPLSPSLFIIYSQWLSLLMEKFENTSLYSGYGFNAHSPVIGHLIYMTIQKLGVNEMQIEEKYLGTYLLKWGELSKSVLSTIPNYSLGNCILPKGVTNKLSPTQRAFYWGHDVHTRKQHFFIWEKAMKPKEDGGLGIQNMELPMPGDSNTWKDMLEVIDILLNNCYWFIGSRYSIHIWNDPWVLHIPGFRPTKLQSSNIQVTWVSDLFIQGVKSWDIDFLTEIFPQDQVDIISSIYIPQEEEVQDNLIWLKTPSGKLTAKSSYNLLSDNIPVNSLVAAFPWKQFWKMIKIQPKIQNFLQKALHEGLEVYTNMKISNHQFHNICHANPILIKIQGVNILQTVFFLL, from the exons ATGGaacaatcttctttttctttggatCCAGAAGCAAATACTTCCATTTCTATTACTCCAACAACTGATGAAATATGGAATGTAGTTCAGAAAATGAATTCTTATGGTTCACCAGGGCCAGATGGATATCCAGTTGTGTTCTACAAGAAATGTTGGTCTATCATTGGAGAAGATACTACAAAATATGTTCAGCAAATATTCACTTCAGGAGCTATACCAa TGGATATGTTGAAGGCGTATGATAGAGTTTTTTGGTCCTTATTGGATTATATGCTTCACCAAATGGGTATTCACAATCAATCTCATAATCTTATAATGAATTGTGTTACTTCATCAACTTTTTCTATTCTATTGAATGGTGCTCCATATGGGAATTTTGCGAGTGGTAGGGGTTTACGTCAGAGATTCCCTTTATCACCCTCTTTATTCATCATCTATTCTCAGTGGTTATCACTTCTTATGGAGAAATTTGAAAACACAAGTCTTTACAGTGGTTATGGGTTTAACGCTCATTCCCCAGTAATTGGTCATTTAAT ATATATGACTATTCAGAAACTAGGGGTCAATGAAATGCAGATAGAAGAGAAGTACTTGGGAACATATTTGTTGAA GTGGGGAGAATTGTCTAAAAGTGTGTTATCTACTATCCCAAACTACTCGCTGGGTAATTGCATTCTTCctaaaggtgttacaaataagtTATCACCAACTCAAAGGGCATTTTATTGGGGACATGATGTTCACACAAGAAAACAACATTTCTTTATATGGGAAAAAGCAATGAAACCTAAAGAGGATGGAGGTTTAGGTattcagaatatggaactg CCAATGCCGGGAGACTCAAACACATGGAAAGATATGTTAGAAGTCATAGATATCcttttaaacaattgttattggtTTATAGGTTCTAGATATTCAATTCATATATGGAACGATCCTTGGGTTCTTCATATTCCTGGTTTTAGACCTACAAAGCTTCAAAGTTCCAATATTCAGGTTACTTGGGTGTCAGATCTTTTTATCCAAGGTGTAAAATCTTGGGATATTGATTTCCTGACGGAAATTTTTCCACAAGATCAGGTTGATATAATTTCAAGCATTTACATACCCCAAGAAGAGGAAGTCCAAGACAatctaatttggttgaaaactccATCGGGAAAGCTTACTGCAAAGTCGAGTTATAATTTATTATCTGACAATATTCCGGTGAACTCTCTAGTGGCAGCTTTTCCGTGGAAACAATTTTGGAAGATGATAAAAATTCAACCTAAAATTCAGAACTTTCTGCAGAAGGCTCTGCATGAGGGTCTAGAAGTGTACACAAATATGAAGATCTCTAATCATCAGTTTCATAATATATGTCAT GCAAATCCAATTCTCATTAAGATTCAGGGTGTAAATATTTTgcaaacagttttttttttgttgtaa
- the LOC113333470 gene encoding monothiol glutaredoxin-S10-like, producing the protein MADVANLTIRCCSPSILSRRTSKNVISCFSLNNISSLSVLRSYDIRTRNRGPVKIIDGGNKRRNGIAVVRAMSASFGSRLEENVKKTLSDNPVVIYSKTWCSYSSEVKSLFKRLGAEPLVIELDEMGPQGPELQKVLERLTGQHTVPNVFIAGKHIGGCTDTVKLHRKGELESLLSEAKSQNTRS; encoded by the exons atGGCGGACGTCGCTAATCTGACCATACGCTGTTGTTCTCCATCAATTCTCAGCAGAAGAACTTCTAAGAATGTAATCTCTTGTTTCTCTCTCAACAACATATCTTCTCTTTCAGTTCTTAGATCTTACGATATTAGGACCAGAAACCGAGGACCAGTTAAAATTATTGATGGCggaaataaaagaagaaatggGATTGCAGTGGTTCGAGCAATGTCTGCATCTTTTGGGTCTCGATTAGAAGAAAATGTCAAGAAAACACTTTCTGATAATCCCGTTGTTATTTATTCTAAAACTTGGTGTTC GTATTCTTCTGAGGTGAAGTCTTTGTTCAAGCGATTAGGTGCGGAACCACTTGTTATTGAATTGGATGAGATGG GTCCTCAAGGGCCTGAATTGCAGAAGGTGCTAGAAAGGTTAACAGGACAACATACTGTGCCAAATGTTTTCATCG CTGGGAAGCACATTGGTGGATGTACAG ACACGGTAAAGCTACACCGAAAAGGAGAACTTGAATCCTTATTGTCAGAAGCAAAGAGCCAAAATACCCGGAGTTAG